A stretch of the Mycobacterium shigaense genome encodes the following:
- a CDS encoding SDR family oxidoreductase codes for MSATRQISQDFVESADGARIAVYEEGNLDGPTVVLVHGWPDSHVLWDGVVPLLADRFRIIRYDNRGVGHSSVPKPVAAYAMARFADDFAAVTGELSPGRPVHVLAHDWGSVGIWEYLKRPGASDRVASFTSVSGPSQEQLVEYIFSGLRRPWRPRRFARSISQALRLTYMAFFSIPVLAPLLLRAALRSGAVRRNIVDNIADELIHHSDNLAGDAARSVKTYPANYFRSFSRRLRASGVPVVDVPVQLVVNTRDKYVRPYGYDESARWVPRLWRRDIRAGHFSPMSHPQVMAAAVHEFADLAEGKPPSRALLRAQVGRPRGEFGDTLVSVTGAGSGIGRETAFAFAREGAELVISDIDEAAVKATAAEIATRGGVAHAYVLDVSDAAAVEAFAERVSEGHGVPDIVVNNAGIGQAGGFLDTPAEQFDRVLDVNLGGVVNGCRSFGRRLVERGTGGHIVNVSSMAAYAPLQSLNAYCTSKAATYMFSDCLRAELDTSGVGLTTICPGVIDTNIINTTRFDAPAGKGIEAVDGRRGQLGKMFALRRYGPDKVANAILSSVKKNKPIRPVAPEAYALYGLSRLAPQGLRNAARMRVI; via the coding sequence ATGTCGGCAACACGGCAAATATCGCAGGATTTCGTCGAGAGCGCCGACGGTGCGCGTATCGCGGTGTACGAGGAGGGCAACCTCGACGGGCCGACGGTCGTGCTGGTGCACGGCTGGCCCGACTCGCACGTGTTGTGGGACGGCGTGGTGCCGTTGCTGGCCGACCGGTTTCGGATCATCCGCTACGACAACCGCGGCGTCGGCCATTCGTCGGTGCCCAAACCGGTGGCGGCCTACGCCATGGCGCGCTTCGCCGACGACTTCGCGGCCGTCACCGGTGAACTGAGTCCCGGTCGGCCCGTGCACGTGCTGGCTCACGACTGGGGCTCAGTGGGCATCTGGGAATACCTGAAGCGCCCCGGCGCCAGCGACCGGGTCGCCAGTTTCACGTCGGTCTCCGGCCCGAGCCAGGAGCAGCTGGTCGAATACATCTTCAGCGGACTGCGCCGGCCCTGGCGGCCGCGCCGGTTCGCGCGGTCGATCAGCCAGGCGCTGCGGCTGACGTACATGGCGTTCTTCTCGATCCCGGTGCTGGCGCCGCTGCTGCTGCGCGCGGCGTTGCGCAGCGGGGCGGTCCGCCGCAACATCGTCGACAACATCGCCGACGAGCTGATCCACCACTCCGACAACCTCGCCGGTGACGCCGCCCGCTCGGTGAAGACCTACCCCGCCAACTACTTTCGGTCCTTCTCGCGTCGCCTGCGCGCCTCCGGCGTCCCGGTCGTCGACGTGCCGGTGCAGCTCGTCGTCAACACCCGCGACAAATACGTGCGACCCTACGGATACGACGAGAGCGCGCGCTGGGTACCGCGGCTGTGGCGCCGCGACATCAGAGCCGGTCACTTCTCGCCGATGTCGCACCCGCAGGTGATGGCGGCCGCCGTGCACGAGTTCGCCGACCTGGCCGAAGGCAAGCCGCCGAGCCGCGCGCTGCTGCGCGCGCAGGTCGGCCGACCCCGCGGCGAGTTCGGCGACACCCTGGTCTCGGTGACCGGCGCCGGCAGCGGCATCGGCCGCGAGACGGCGTTCGCCTTCGCGCGCGAGGGCGCCGAGCTGGTGATCAGCGACATCGACGAGGCCGCCGTCAAGGCGACCGCGGCCGAGATCGCCACCCGGGGCGGGGTCGCGCACGCCTACGTCCTCGACGTGTCCGACGCGGCGGCGGTCGAGGCGTTTGCCGAGCGGGTCAGCGAAGGGCACGGCGTGCCCGACATCGTCGTCAACAACGCCGGCATCGGGCAGGCGGGCGGATTTTTGGACACGCCGGCCGAGCAGTTCGACCGCGTGCTCGACGTCAACCTCGGCGGCGTGGTCAACGGCTGCCGGTCGTTCGGCCGGCGACTGGTCGAGCGCGGCACCGGCGGCCACATCGTCAACGTGTCGTCGATGGCCGCGTATGCGCCGTTGCAGTCGCTGAACGCCTACTGCACCTCGAAGGCCGCGACCTACATGTTCTCCGACTGCCTGCGCGCCGAACTCGACACCTCGGGGGTGGGGCTGACCACCATCTGCCCTGGGGTCATCGACACCAACATCATCAACACCACCCGATTCGACGCCCCCGCGGGTAAGGGGATCGAAGCCGTCGACGGCCGCCGCGGGCAGCTGGGCAAGATGTTCGCGCTGCGGCGTTACGGCCCCGACAAGGTCGCCAACGCGATCCTGTCGTCGGTCAAGAAGAACAAGCCGATCCGCCCGGTTGCCCCGGAAGCCTATGCGCTGTATGGTCTTTCGCGTCTGGCGCCGCAGGGGCTGCGAAACGCCGCCCGAATGCGGGTGATCTAG
- a CDS encoding aminopeptidase, translated as MTVRRVILAVGAVLLLAGVIGLLVPVSVSDGNGGSIGCGNAVATDLSAARQANDKSVANIPIVNQIVPHTDYVAQCQSSVGGRRAWAIPLTVVGILGVAGVLLVRRNEGASTG; from the coding sequence ATGACGGTGCGACGAGTGATCCTCGCGGTAGGCGCGGTGTTGCTGCTTGCCGGTGTGATTGGACTGTTGGTGCCGGTCTCGGTGTCCGACGGCAATGGCGGTTCCATCGGGTGCGGGAACGCCGTGGCCACGGACCTATCCGCGGCGCGCCAGGCAAACGACAAGAGCGTGGCGAACATTCCAATCGTCAACCAGATCGTTCCGCACACCGATTATGTGGCGCAGTGCCAGTCGTCGGTCGGGGGCCGCCGGGCGTGGGCCATTCCGTTGACGGTGGTCGGGATCCTCGGTGTCGCCGGTGTGCTCCTGGTGCGACGGAACGAGGGAGCCTCCACAGGGTAG
- the sucB gene encoding 2-oxoglutarate dehydrogenase, E2 component, dihydrolipoamide succinyltransferase — protein sequence MAFSVQMPALGESVTEGTVTRWLKQEGDTVELDEPLVEVSTDKVDTEIPSPAAGVLTKIIAQEDDTVEVGGDLALIGESAEDGQSQAPSQPEPAPEPEPAAAAPSQPEPEQPEPAPAQPAPEPAPATQQGSGGSTTPVLMPELGESVTEGTVTRWLKKVGDSIQVDDALVEVSTDKVDTEIPSPVAGVLVSITAEEDATIPVGGELARIGTGSAAADAPTPAPAPTPQAAPPPAPKPESAPQPKAEAAPPPAPAPAPKPAPEPQPAPAQTGTDGSPYVTPLVRKLANENDIDLAQVKGTGVGGRIRKQDVLAAAEAKKAPPAPAAQAPAAAAPAAAPAPATPAPALAHLRGTTQKASRIRQITAKKTRESLQATAQLTQTHEVDMTKIVGLRARAKASFAEREGVNLTYLPFIAKAVIDALKIHPNINASYNEDTKEITYYDAEHLGFAVDTEQGLLSPVIHNAGDLSLAGLARAIADIADRARSGNLKPDELSGGTFTITNIGSQGALFDTPILVPPQAAMLGTGAIVKRPRVVVDDAGNESIGVRSVAYLPLTYDHRLIDGADAGRFLTTIRHRLEEAAFEADLGL from the coding sequence ATGGCCTTCTCCGTCCAGATGCCGGCACTTGGTGAGAGCGTCACCGAGGGGACGGTCACCCGCTGGCTCAAGCAGGAAGGTGACACGGTCGAGCTCGACGAGCCACTGGTCGAGGTGTCGACCGACAAGGTGGACACCGAAATCCCCTCGCCGGCCGCGGGTGTACTGACCAAGATCATCGCCCAGGAAGACGACACCGTCGAGGTCGGCGGCGACCTGGCCCTGATCGGCGAGTCCGCCGAGGACGGCCAGTCACAGGCGCCGAGCCAACCCGAGCCCGCACCTGAGCCCGAGCCCGCAGCCGCGGCGCCGTCACAGCCGGAGCCCGAGCAGCCGGAGCCCGCGCCCGCCCAGCCGGCACCCGAGCCCGCACCGGCCACCCAGCAGGGGTCCGGCGGCAGCACCACCCCGGTGCTGATGCCCGAACTCGGCGAGTCGGTGACCGAGGGCACCGTGACTCGCTGGCTGAAGAAGGTCGGGGATTCGATCCAGGTCGACGACGCGCTGGTGGAAGTCTCGACCGACAAGGTGGACACCGAGATTCCGTCGCCGGTCGCCGGCGTCCTGGTCAGCATCACCGCCGAAGAGGACGCCACCATTCCGGTCGGCGGCGAGTTGGCACGCATCGGCACCGGCTCGGCTGCTGCCGACGCCCCGACGCCGGCACCGGCGCCCACGCCGCAGGCTGCGCCCCCGCCTGCACCGAAGCCCGAATCGGCACCGCAACCCAAGGCCGAGGCCGCGCCCCCGCCCGCTCCCGCTCCGGCTCCCAAGCCCGCACCGGAACCTCAACCCGCACCGGCGCAGACCGGAACCGACGGGTCGCCGTACGTCACGCCCTTGGTGCGAAAACTGGCCAACGAGAACGACATCGATCTCGCCCAGGTGAAAGGCACCGGCGTAGGCGGGCGCATCCGCAAGCAGGACGTGCTGGCGGCCGCGGAGGCAAAGAAGGCGCCGCCCGCCCCGGCGGCCCAGGCTCCGGCCGCGGCCGCACCGGCGGCGGCTCCGGCACCAGCCACCCCGGCACCCGCGTTGGCCCACCTGCGGGGCACCACGCAGAAGGCAAGCCGGATCCGGCAGATCACCGCGAAGAAAACCCGCGAATCCCTGCAGGCCACGGCGCAGCTCACCCAGACCCACGAGGTCGACATGACCAAGATCGTGGGCCTGCGAGCCCGGGCAAAGGCGTCGTTCGCCGAGCGCGAGGGGGTGAATCTGACGTACCTGCCGTTCATCGCCAAGGCTGTGATCGACGCCCTGAAGATCCACCCCAACATCAACGCCAGCTACAACGAGGACACCAAGGAGATCACCTACTACGACGCCGAACACCTCGGATTCGCCGTCGACACCGAACAGGGCCTGCTCTCCCCCGTCATCCACAACGCGGGCGACCTGTCGCTGGCCGGGTTGGCCCGGGCGATCGCCGACATCGCCGATCGGGCCCGGTCGGGCAACCTGAAACCCGACGAGCTGTCCGGTGGCACCTTCACCATCACCAACATCGGCAGCCAGGGCGCGTTGTTCGACACCCCGATCCTGGTTCCGCCGCAGGCGGCCATGCTGGGCACCGGAGCGATCGTCAAACGGCCGCGGGTGGTCGTCGACGACGCCGGCAACGAATCGATCGGCGTACGGTCGGTTGCCTACCTGCCGTTGACCTACGACCATCGATTGATCGACGGCGCCGACGCCGGACGTTTCCTCACCACGATCAGGCACCGACTCGAAGAGGCAGCGTTCGAGGCCGATCTCGGGCTTTAG